GCCAGTAAATtccaatgatattttaaaaatatattatccatCGATCGTATCCACGTTAATTCGaagtattcatttatattattataaagaaaaaaaaaacgtaataacATTACAGTTTAGATTATCGAAACGAGATTTGGCAACTATCAGTGCCAGAGCAGAAAGACATATTGGCACTCAAGGTGGTGGGATGGATCAGGCGATTGCTTTCTTAGGGAGAGCAGGTATGAATTTTTATCACAAGGGATATATAATTCgatcagataaaaaaaaaaataaaaaagataaaaaaaggaagaaagaaagaaaatattgaacaattaaataataatttatcattgtcTACAATAGGTGCTGCTAAGCTGATAGAATTTAATCCTTTACGTGCGACCGACATTACCTTACCTGAAAGTGTTGTTTTCGTGATAGCGCATAGCCAAGCTTATCACAATAAAGCATCGACCGCCGATTATAATCTAAGAGTAGCGGAATGCCGCTTGGCTGCACAGGTATCGTAAAAAGCATCTTTGTTTGTTtcattgcatttttttttattttcttctttttcagaaatttatttcgagaTTAAGTAGTAAATAAAGCTGACGAGacggaatttttcttttctttttacttttttttttcttttttttgtttaaccgAGTTATACCGGTTTCATCATTTAATCACTTATATAAGGCAACGAGTTCGCGTAAGCTCGAGCTTTCGGACGCGtaacataaaattattcttgcgTTTTGTAAaatcgatatgtatatatatctctctttccccctttctccctctccttctctctctctttctctctctctctctctcaatctctctacAAAAGAcgtgatcatttatttttgacAAATAAACGATTTCGTGGTCCTTAAGTTGAGAAATTCTTGACAACCGATTCAATCTTGTTGTAGATAATAGccaagaagagaaataaaaattgggAAAGTGTGCGAAGATTAATTGACGTACAAAACCGTCTCGGTTTTAGCTTGGAAAAAATGGCCACGATTGTGATGGAAGATCTTCACGAAGAACCTTACACCATCGACGAGGTACATGCTGAGTTTAAGACGATCCAACGATTGATTGAACCCCAATAAGTCTAAAAGCTTATGTAAGGTTTTAACGTTTCTCAGATTTGCGAGTGCCTTTCTACGACGTACGAAGAACTAAAGGAAACATCTCAAATTGCCTCGTTTAATGCATCCCAAACATACAAGCTTAAACAACGTGCCTTACATGTATTCCAAGGTAAGGgattcgaataataaataatttgaaataacaCACTTTCAACTGAAATACTAAAGaaaatttgcatatatatatatgtatagatatggatagacagatagatagatatatagattgaTCAAATTAATGACACATTctttaacataaaaaaaagtctTATTTATCAATCAAACAGCATGGATGCATTCCTTTACGAATGCTATAAATTTTCACGACGGCGACATATCGATTGCGTCCGACACACATACCACTCGGCCCTTGTCATCCTGAGACCAACACTGTCATGAAATTTATTGCCGTGGAAACTCGACGAAAAGCAGCCGAGAGAGAAACCCTTCGAAGATCCCACTCTGTTACCTTATACCTTTTTCCCTTTACTAAAATACCGAAAACTAAGCGTTAAGAAATCcgtcgatttttttctattttttcttttcctaaccGTAACCTCCCCCCTTccgtttactttttattattattattattattattattattatttcgaaagcTCGTTCGTACAAAAATCAATTTGTAAAATCGTATTGATAATCTAATACGCGTTTCAGAAGCGCTAAGAGTAGCCGAATTCGAGCGCATAAACAAAGACGATACGTtaatagaagaggaaaaagtcATGTTGTTAGGCGAATTGATGTCGAAGAGCCATTTGAGTCTCTGTAAACTATACGAGTGTAGCCATCCACGTGTCGATGCACTCGTCGACAAGGCCATGAATTGTGGAGCACTTGGTGCTAGACTCACCGGAGCTGGGTAAGTACAATCTtactgtatatacatatagtatacatatatatatatatatatatatatatatatatatacgtatagcgtatatatggatatataaatgcataccTTAAGCTTCTTAAGGTGGAGAGCTTTTATCgtgaaacaagaatatatatactttaaaagCGTGACCTTCTATCTCCACCATCTTGCTTATGTTTTACTTATAAAtgtaagatattatttatatgtacaataataatagaagattCAAGTCTGTTATCAACTAAGTATCATATATCTatggatatatagatattaatatgtcCGTGTGATTCCTATTTAagtgtgtatatgtaaaaaaaaaaaaaaaaaaaaaaaaaaagaaaaaaaatacagccCCAACACCCTAAAGTTCGGCATCCCTATGTATCTTTTCCCTTCGACTACTTCAAATCATAGTAACGTCCATTAGACCATTAATAGATGTCTATTGACAAGTTCGGG
This sequence is a window from Vespa crabro chromosome 9, iyVesCrab1.2, whole genome shotgun sequence. Protein-coding genes within it:
- the LOC124426883 gene encoding N-acetylgalactosamine kinase, with protein sequence MSENINGEHHFSESEDGVSIFKTDDSFMLKLKILTDHFIHKYDREPSFVVKVPGRVNLIGEHIDYCGYSVCPMAIKQHILVAIAVSNDHQISVTNVNANYNDFQCDFDKVKASINDANTGPIWYKYFLCGIQGALEVIPKEKVPKGILAAVWGNVPANAGLSSSSALVSASVLSLVHASQFRLSKRDLATISARAERHIGTQGGGMDQAIAFLGRAGAAKLIEFNPLRATDITLPESVVFVIAHSQAYHNKASTADYNLRVAECRLAAQIIAKKRNKNWESVRRLIDVQNRLGFSLEKMATIVMEDLHEEPYTIDEICECLSTTYEELKETSQIASFNASQTYKLKQRALHVFQEALRVAEFERINKDDTLIEEEKVMLLGELMSKSHLSLCKLYECSHPRVDALVDKAMNCGALGARLTGAGWGGCIVAIITKEKISQFVEDIQQYLWESCRNYELDLDDLVFPTEPDQGAAIYML